In Polynucleobacter sp. es-EL-1, the following are encoded in one genomic region:
- the uvrC gene encoding excinuclease ABC subunit UvrC — protein sequence MSNSLFETLQQDVKRLPGLPGVYRFFDEAGHILYVGKARNLKKRVSSYFQRTQLSPRIQLMVGKIARYETTVTRSETEALILENNLIKELAPPFNILFRDDKSYPYVMLTGHQFPRLASYRGKTDKRNHYFGPFPNSWAVRNSVQILQKVFRLRTCEDSVFKNRSRPCLLHQIHRCSAPCVGRLSVEQYGQDVAQATRFLEGDHSRVLSELEKKMLAYSDAMEFEMAAVLRDRIADLSSVLQRQSMDTVADGEGDVDVIAVAQMEGVVCVNLAMIRGGRHLGDRAYFPKGLRTTSGELPPPEEILEAFIAQHYLEDKELDVESKTNLIPPVIVLNHALQKSPEGISTAEAGDELAPESLRDLLNTQAGKRITFLHQPQGQRRHWLSMAEGNAKIAIAKRLVETGGQLARARSLADILSLELESLEHLRIECFDISHTSGEATQASCVVYAKNAMQASEYRRFNINDITPGDDYAAMRQVLQRRYANFQELPIEKIPQVILIDGGKGQVEMARQVLSEFGMDIGLIVGVAKGEGRKVGLETLIFADERKPLELGIDSPALLLVAQIRDEAHRFAITGMRAKRAKARTVSQLEEIEGIGAKRRQKLLARFGGLRGVANATIEEIATVEGISTALAEQIYRQLH from the coding sequence ATGAGTAATTCGCTTTTTGAAACCCTTCAGCAGGATGTTAAACGGCTACCCGGATTGCCGGGGGTGTATCGCTTCTTTGATGAGGCAGGCCACATTTTGTATGTCGGAAAAGCGCGCAACCTCAAAAAACGTGTTTCTAGTTACTTTCAGCGCACCCAACTCTCCCCCCGTATTCAATTGATGGTGGGCAAAATTGCTCGCTATGAAACAACGGTAACACGCTCTGAAACCGAAGCCTTAATTCTAGAGAACAATTTGATTAAGGAGCTTGCTCCCCCATTTAATATTCTCTTTCGAGATGATAAGTCTTATCCCTATGTGATGTTAACTGGACACCAGTTTCCACGATTGGCTTCTTATCGCGGCAAAACGGATAAGCGTAATCATTACTTTGGCCCATTTCCAAATTCCTGGGCAGTTCGCAATAGCGTGCAAATTTTACAAAAAGTATTTCGCCTTAGAACTTGCGAAGATTCTGTTTTTAAAAACCGTAGCCGACCTTGTCTACTCCATCAAATCCATCGTTGTAGCGCCCCCTGTGTTGGGCGGTTGAGTGTCGAGCAATACGGACAAGATGTAGCGCAAGCAACCCGTTTCCTGGAGGGCGACCATAGTCGCGTGCTCTCTGAACTAGAGAAAAAGATGCTTGCCTATAGCGATGCCATGGAGTTTGAGATGGCTGCTGTCTTGCGAGATCGAATTGCCGATCTTTCTAGTGTGCTGCAACGGCAATCGATGGATACCGTTGCTGATGGTGAAGGTGATGTGGATGTGATTGCCGTCGCGCAGATGGAAGGGGTAGTCTGCGTGAACTTGGCGATGATTCGGGGTGGCCGTCATCTGGGTGATCGGGCCTATTTCCCAAAAGGCTTGAGAACAACATCAGGGGAGTTACCACCGCCTGAAGAAATTCTAGAAGCTTTTATTGCTCAACACTATTTAGAAGATAAAGAACTGGATGTTGAGTCAAAAACCAATCTCATTCCACCAGTGATTGTTCTTAATCATGCATTGCAGAAATCTCCTGAAGGTATTTCTACTGCAGAGGCGGGTGATGAATTGGCTCCTGAAAGTTTGCGTGACTTACTAAATACTCAAGCGGGTAAACGGATTACTTTCTTACATCAACCTCAAGGTCAAAGACGTCATTGGTTATCCATGGCTGAAGGCAATGCCAAGATTGCCATTGCCAAGCGCTTAGTGGAGACAGGTGGACAGCTTGCTCGGGCAAGGTCACTGGCCGATATCTTGAGTCTTGAGCTGGAAAGCTTGGAGCATTTACGCATAGAATGTTTTGACATCAGTCACACCTCTGGCGAAGCGACACAAGCATCTTGTGTGGTGTATGCAAAAAATGCCATGCAGGCAAGTGAGTATCGCCGTTTTAATATCAATGACATTACTCCTGGCGATGACTATGCTGCTATGCGCCAGGTATTGCAACGGCGTTACGCTAACTTCCAAGAGCTACCTATTGAGAAAATCCCGCAGGTGATTTTGATTGATGGTGGCAAAGGCCAGGTAGAAATGGCACGACAGGTTTTATCTGAATTTGGTATGGATATTGGTTTGATCGTTGGGGTAGCTAAAGGGGAAGGGCGCAAGGTCGGTCTAGAGACTTTAATTTTTGCCGATGAGAGAAAACCACTTGAGCTTGGTATTGACAGCCCCGCTTTATTATTAGTTGCCCAAATTCGGGATGAAGCGCATCGCTTTGCTATCACAGGTATGCGTGCTAAACGGGCCAAAGCCAGAACAGTTTCTCAGTTAGAAGAAATTGAGGGGATAGGAGCAAAACGTCGTCAGAAACTGCTAGCTCGCTTTGGTGGTCTGCGTGGGGTAGCCAATGCCACCATCGAGGAAATTGCAACTGTCGAGGGAATCTCCACGGCTTTGGCTGAGCAAATCTATCGGCAACTCCATTGA
- the earP gene encoding elongation factor P maturation arginine rhamnosyltransferase EarP, protein MRWDIFCQIVDNYGDAGVCWRLARSLTSLHGQDVRIFCDDLPTLNLLASGVDESIKAKVDLQPWEASFSNSRHPVQTPDVVVEAFGCELPERYLTGLLIAPQKPLIINLEYLSAEPWIVDFHQKASPQSHGIPKYFFFPGFQANAGGILIDPVPALADSPSNIPTSLKSSWSKLRPNAKRMSVFCYPGAPLLKWLTDLGKTGENFDIILTHGLFEQLRLSTSQEITLPESIQLISIPFVSQDEYDWVLGQCDFNIVRGEDSFVRAQLAGKPFIWHIYPQEDRAHEVKLAAFLDLYLDDTSQELRTAVIAAMTWAMPTQWIASLDLWKSHSKAWRADLLKKQADGGLAARLLDFVA, encoded by the coding sequence ATGCGTTGGGATATTTTCTGTCAAATCGTAGACAACTATGGTGATGCCGGTGTTTGCTGGCGCCTAGCAAGAAGCTTAACAAGTCTTCATGGCCAAGACGTGCGCATTTTCTGTGACGATCTGCCAACCCTTAATTTACTCGCTTCTGGAGTAGATGAGTCGATCAAAGCAAAAGTGGATCTTCAACCCTGGGAGGCTAGCTTTAGCAATAGCCGTCATCCCGTTCAAACTCCAGATGTGGTCGTCGAAGCCTTTGGCTGTGAGCTACCAGAGCGCTATCTCACGGGTTTACTGATTGCCCCCCAGAAACCCCTCATCATCAATTTGGAGTATCTCAGTGCTGAGCCCTGGATTGTGGACTTTCATCAAAAGGCATCTCCTCAATCTCATGGCATTCCTAAATATTTCTTCTTTCCGGGTTTTCAGGCGAATGCCGGCGGCATCCTCATTGATCCAGTGCCAGCCCTTGCAGATAGTCCTAGCAATATACCAACCAGCCTCAAATCCAGCTGGTCAAAATTACGGCCAAATGCCAAGCGTATGAGCGTTTTTTGCTATCCAGGCGCACCACTCCTGAAATGGCTCACAGATCTAGGTAAAACTGGTGAAAACTTTGACATCATTTTGACTCATGGCCTCTTTGAGCAATTAAGACTGAGCACCAGTCAAGAAATTACTCTGCCAGAGTCCATTCAACTTATTTCCATTCCCTTTGTTTCTCAAGATGAATATGATTGGGTACTTGGGCAATGTGACTTTAATATTGTCCGAGGTGAAGATTCTTTTGTAAGAGCCCAACTCGCAGGCAAACCCTTCATTTGGCATATTTATCCTCAAGAAGATCGTGCCCATGAAGTGAAGTTAGCCGCGTTCTTAGATCTCTATCTAGATGACACTTCCCAGGAGCTGAGGACTGCTGTGATTGCCGCAATGACCTGGGCAATGCCCACGCAATGGATCGCATCATTAGATCTCTGGAAGAGCCATTCCAAGGCCTGGCGAGCGGATTTACTCAAAAAACAGGCTGATGGAGGCTTGGCAGCGCGTCTATTGGACTTTGTAGCCTGA
- the efp gene encoding elongation factor P, with amino-acid sequence MKTAQELRVGNVVMIGTDAMVVLKAEYSRSGRNSSVVKMKFKNLLTGAPNEGVFKADDKFDVVILDKKECTYSYFADPMYVFMDSEYNQYEVEAEFMGDALNYLEESMPCEVVFYEGKALSVAMPNSLVREIIYTEPAVKGDTSSGKVLKNAKLATGYELQVPLFCNTGDKIEIDTRTGEYRSRAN; translated from the coding sequence ATGAAAACAGCACAAGAACTCCGCGTTGGTAACGTAGTAATGATTGGCACTGATGCCATGGTCGTTTTAAAGGCTGAATACAGCCGCTCAGGTCGCAACTCTTCCGTTGTGAAAATGAAATTTAAGAACTTGTTAACTGGTGCACCGAATGAGGGTGTATTTAAGGCCGACGACAAGTTTGATGTTGTAATCCTAGATAAGAAAGAGTGCACCTACTCTTACTTTGCAGACCCAATGTATGTATTCATGGATTCTGAATACAACCAATATGAAGTTGAAGCTGAATTTATGGGTGATGCATTGAATTACCTTGAAGAAAGCATGCCCTGCGAAGTAGTGTTCTATGAAGGAAAAGCACTTTCTGTAGCGATGCCCAACTCTTTAGTTCGTGAAATCATTTATACAGAACCTGCAGTGAAAGGCGATACCAGCTCAGGCAAAGTATTGAAGAATGCAAAATTGGCAACTGGCTATGAATTACAAGTGCCTTTGTTCTGCAATACTGGTGACAAGATCGAGATCGATACTCGTACCGGCGAATACCGTAGCCGCGCTAACTAA
- a CDS encoding GNAT family N-acetyltransferase — MTNTNAPEITRLHPADLPQLIDCVRRCYGESYPNKVMYDINQLEEIITNKLMHSVVAKHGNGQIIGHCALTFDGTHNVSPEAGKMMVDPNFRGQHIAENMAKERIEIAQELSLPGFWTECVTNHPYSQHEMITFNAKETGLFIGDTPATISMKGLENHPDTRMSLLAFYLQLNDRPHTIFMPAQHAEHAKSLVKDLNIQRNIVSSNIAASGTTTFHTVINSSIQTANIAIDRIGSDLVTAVKHELTKLEALNLASIYLDIPIEQEAAGHAYLDLESIGFFWGSWMPNFSTKGDMLRLQKIYQPVDVETIVCAREQGYSIKKFVLSEWERVTKK, encoded by the coding sequence ATGACTAATACCAACGCCCCAGAAATCACTCGACTTCACCCCGCTGATCTTCCTCAGCTAATCGACTGTGTTCGCCGTTGTTATGGCGAAAGCTATCCAAATAAAGTGATGTATGACATCAATCAATTAGAAGAAATCATCACAAACAAGTTGATGCACTCGGTGGTAGCAAAACACGGTAACGGTCAAATCATTGGGCACTGCGCCCTTACATTTGATGGCACTCATAATGTTTCACCCGAAGCCGGGAAGATGATGGTTGACCCCAACTTTAGAGGTCAACATATCGCCGAAAACATGGCAAAAGAACGAATTGAGATTGCCCAAGAACTTTCTTTGCCGGGTTTTTGGACTGAGTGCGTAACCAACCACCCATACAGCCAACATGAAATGATTACCTTTAACGCCAAAGAAACAGGTTTATTTATTGGTGATACTCCAGCCACGATATCAATGAAGGGTCTTGAAAATCATCCAGATACTCGCATGTCATTGCTGGCGTTTTATTTGCAGTTAAATGATCGTCCACATACCATTTTTATGCCAGCTCAACATGCTGAGCATGCAAAATCATTGGTGAAAGATTTAAATATTCAACGCAACATCGTAAGTTCGAATATAGCTGCTAGCGGAACAACGACTTTTCATACCGTTATCAATTCCAGCATTCAAACGGCCAATATTGCAATCGATCGCATTGGCAGCGATTTAGTTACTGCAGTCAAACATGAACTCACCAAATTAGAAGCGCTCAATCTGGCATCTATTTATTTAGATATACCAATTGAACAAGAAGCAGCGGGCCATGCTTATCTTGATCTAGAGAGCATTGGGTTTTTCTGGGGGTCCTGGATGCCGAATTTTTCAACCAAAGGTGACATGCTAAGACTGCAAAAAATATATCAGCCGGTTGACGTGGAGACTATTGTTTGCGCTAGAGAGCAAGGTTACAGCATTAAAAAATTTGTTCTTTCCGAGTGGGAAAGAGTTACAAAAAAATAA
- the nagZ gene encoding beta-N-acetylhexosaminidase has translation MSKATMNPGPITLDVVGLELNADDRRRILHPLTGGVILFGRNFSNRKQLSKLTAEIKKLRPDVLISIDHEGGRVQRCRTDGFTHLPAMRKLGELWGVKNKSTGKTKYAAESAAQAMAAATACGYVLAAELRACGVDFSFTPVLDLDFGRSGVIGDRSFSRDPQITFALAKSLNEGLRLADMANCGKHFPGHGWAEADSHVAIPVDERSLDQILNDDAKPYEWLDLSLASVMPAHVIYPKVDQNPAGFSNIWLHSILREELGFEGVIFSDDLSMEGASVAGSVVKGAELALDAGCDAVLICNRPDLADQLLSQLKVSKAKRSESAQRLNRLMPESTALSWGQLQEEPEYCHAKGLLKQLNLIA, from the coding sequence ATGAGTAAAGCGACGATGAACCCAGGCCCAATTACTTTAGATGTTGTGGGTTTAGAGTTAAATGCCGATGATCGTCGTCGGATCTTGCATCCACTAACTGGCGGTGTGATTTTATTTGGCAGAAATTTTTCTAATCGTAAACAGCTTTCTAAACTGACTGCAGAGATCAAAAAACTGCGTCCCGATGTATTGATCTCGATTGATCATGAAGGTGGACGCGTTCAGCGCTGTAGGACGGATGGCTTTACCCATTTACCTGCTATGCGTAAGCTTGGCGAGCTTTGGGGTGTTAAAAATAAATCAACTGGTAAAACAAAATATGCTGCTGAATCGGCTGCCCAAGCCATGGCAGCAGCAACTGCCTGTGGCTATGTTCTGGCAGCAGAGTTACGTGCCTGTGGTGTCGACTTTAGTTTTACCCCAGTACTGGATTTAGATTTTGGGCGTAGCGGGGTGATTGGTGATCGCTCCTTTAGTCGTGATCCGCAAATTACTTTTGCTCTGGCGAAAAGTCTTAATGAAGGCTTGCGTTTAGCAGATATGGCGAACTGCGGTAAACATTTCCCTGGTCATGGCTGGGCCGAAGCGGATTCACATGTAGCCATCCCGGTAGATGAGCGTTCCTTAGATCAAATTCTCAATGATGATGCTAAGCCTTATGAGTGGTTAGATCTCAGCCTAGCATCAGTGATGCCAGCCCATGTGATTTATCCCAAGGTAGATCAAAACCCTGCAGGCTTCTCTAACATTTGGTTGCATTCCATTTTGCGCGAAGAGCTTGGTTTTGAAGGGGTCATCTTCAGTGATGATCTTTCGATGGAGGGCGCGAGTGTCGCCGGTTCAGTAGTAAAAGGTGCGGAGCTTGCTCTAGATGCTGGTTGCGATGCGGTGCTTATATGTAATCGTCCTGATTTAGCTGATCAGTTACTCTCTCAACTCAAAGTCTCTAAAGCGAAGCGTTCTGAATCTGCACAACGACTAAATCGTCTCATGCCAGAATCCACTGCGCTCTCTTGGGGGCAGCTACAAGAAGAACCTGAGTACTGCCATGCCAAGGGTTTACTAAAGCAATTAAATCTCATTGCATAG
- the acpS gene encoding holo-ACP synthase, with the protein MIIGIGTDILQIERLQAAYDRTNGRLAEKILGPDEMLVFKHRLGRNHKRGIAFLATRFAAKEAFSKAIGLGMRMPMTWRSLQTLNEPSGKPVTSYLGALAQFMQDKNWEAHVTVSDEQDMAIAHVIVTQR; encoded by the coding sequence ATGATCATTGGAATTGGCACAGATATCTTGCAGATTGAGCGACTTCAAGCTGCGTACGATCGCACGAATGGTCGTCTTGCTGAAAAAATTCTCGGGCCAGATGAGATGTTGGTTTTCAAACATCGCTTAGGTAGAAATCACAAGCGGGGGATTGCTTTTCTGGCAACGCGTTTTGCTGCCAAAGAGGCTTTCTCCAAAGCGATTGGTCTGGGCATGAGAATGCCGATGACCTGGCGATCACTACAAACCTTAAATGAGCCTAGTGGTAAACCAGTCACTTCTTATTTAGGAGCACTAGCCCAGTTTATGCAAGACAAAAACTGGGAAGCCCATGTCACAGTCAGTGATGAGCAAGATATGGCAATTGCCCATGTGATTGTCACGCAAAGATAA
- the pdxJ gene encoding pyridoxine 5'-phosphate synthase produces the protein MNTQPKLELGINIDHVATLRNARGTVYPDPLKAAHLAEEAGADLITLHLREDRRHIKDADLLALRPLIQTRMNLECAVTPEMINIACRVQPHDVCLVPEKREEVTTEGGLDVLGHYEAVKAATTQLKNAGIRVSLFIDPEEKQIQAAKEVGAAVVELHTGRYADLSGEQQAQELERIRKAAQFGKSIGLRVNAGHGLHEGNVMPVAAIAELSELNIGHAIVAEALFKGWQKAIIDMKTLMAKGRASTSKPD, from the coding sequence ATGAATACCCAACCAAAGCTTGAGCTTGGCATCAATATCGATCACGTAGCTACATTGCGCAATGCGCGTGGGACTGTCTACCCTGACCCCCTTAAGGCCGCACATCTGGCTGAGGAAGCCGGTGCTGATCTCATTACTTTGCATTTACGTGAAGACCGCCGCCATATTAAAGACGCAGATTTATTGGCATTGCGACCTCTCATTCAGACGCGGATGAATCTAGAGTGCGCTGTTACTCCAGAGATGATTAATATTGCCTGTAGAGTGCAACCTCATGATGTATGCCTTGTCCCAGAAAAACGGGAAGAGGTTACCACTGAGGGAGGTTTGGATGTGTTGGGGCACTATGAGGCTGTGAAGGCAGCAACTACCCAACTAAAGAATGCCGGTATTCGAGTGTCATTATTTATTGACCCAGAAGAAAAACAAATTCAGGCGGCTAAAGAGGTTGGCGCGGCCGTCGTAGAGTTGCATACAGGACGTTATGCAGACCTCTCAGGCGAGCAGCAAGCTCAAGAGCTTGAGCGTATTCGTAAGGCTGCGCAGTTTGGAAAGAGTATTGGCCTGCGTGTGAATGCTGGGCATGGCCTGCACGAGGGCAATGTGATGCCAGTTGCTGCTATTGCTGAGCTCTCTGAACTCAATATTGGTCATGCGATTGTTGCCGAAGCCTTATTTAAAGGTTGGCAAAAAGCCATTATCGATATGAAAACCTTAATGGCCAAGGGAAGAGCAAGTACTTCCAAACCAGATTAA
- the recO gene encoding DNA repair protein RecO — protein sequence MASIRVADEPAFVLHSIPYKETSLILDVFTRQYGRMALIAKGAKRPHSTLRPVLQRFQPLLVSWSGKSELRTLTKSEWVGGTPSLVGDALLCGFYLNELLVKFLAREDEYEKLYDYYTNTISALSNLEFESKGLEEILRPFELTLLQETGYAAALDRCVETNQAPNSDEQYVYQPERGVRPAQGDDPGHWPVLSGRSLLAIAAGDFSSPETLSESKQLMRFLLGLHLQDQILTTRQILIDLKKI from the coding sequence ATGGCCTCGATTCGTGTTGCTGACGAACCTGCTTTTGTATTGCACAGCATTCCCTACAAGGAAACTAGCTTAATTCTGGATGTATTTACGCGGCAGTATGGCCGTATGGCCTTGATCGCTAAGGGTGCAAAGCGCCCACATTCAACATTACGACCAGTTTTGCAACGTTTTCAACCACTCTTAGTTTCTTGGAGTGGTAAGTCAGAATTACGCACTTTAACCAAGTCAGAGTGGGTTGGTGGTACCCCATCCCTCGTGGGTGATGCACTCTTGTGCGGCTTTTATCTCAATGAGTTGCTAGTGAAGTTTTTGGCTCGCGAAGATGAATATGAAAAACTCTATGACTATTACACCAATACCATCTCGGCTCTATCTAATCTGGAGTTTGAGTCCAAAGGTTTGGAAGAGATTTTGCGTCCTTTTGAGTTAACCCTGCTACAAGAGACGGGTTATGCAGCAGCACTAGATCGTTGTGTAGAAACAAACCAAGCCCCCAATTCTGATGAGCAATATGTATATCAACCGGAGCGAGGTGTGAGGCCTGCCCAAGGTGATGATCCAGGCCATTGGCCGGTATTGAGCGGTAGATCATTATTAGCAATTGCAGCTGGGGACTTTTCTAGCCCAGAGACTCTCTCAGAGAGCAAGCAATTGATGCGTTTCTTGCTTGGCTTGCATCTGCAAGATCAAATCTTGACAACCCGTCAGATTTTGATTGATCTGAAAAAAATCTAG
- the era gene encoding GTPase Era, with the protein MGKSTLLNALVGQKISITSRKAQTTRHRILGIQNREEAQFIFIDTPGFQTRLMNTLNKALNRTVTTALQDVNVACFVVEAGYFGEDDKKVLRLLPTDLPVVLVLNKLDLFNSRFQTPSERDQALLNFMKEMSQPWSELGGHEDQQCEFAEIVPMSAKSPGDIERLLDVLEGYLPEAPAVYDGETITDRSERFLAAEILREKVFRFTGEELPYTSTVVIDQFKMDGTMRRIAATILVDRDSHKAMIIGQKGERLKKISTDARIDMEKLFDGKVFLETWVKVKRGWADDRAELRAQGLE; encoded by the coding sequence ATGGGCAAGTCAACCTTGTTAAATGCCTTGGTTGGTCAAAAAATTAGTATTACTTCGCGTAAGGCGCAAACCACGCGCCATCGTATTTTGGGGATTCAGAACCGTGAAGAGGCCCAGTTTATCTTTATTGATACGCCTGGTTTTCAAACACGCTTGATGAATACCCTCAACAAAGCCTTGAACCGCACGGTGACCACTGCCTTGCAAGACGTCAATGTGGCTTGCTTTGTAGTGGAGGCGGGCTATTTTGGTGAAGACGATAAGAAGGTCTTGCGCTTGCTGCCTACGGATTTGCCAGTGGTGCTGGTTTTAAACAAATTGGACTTATTTAATAGTCGTTTTCAGACACCATCTGAGCGTGATCAGGCCTTACTCAACTTCATGAAAGAGATGAGTCAGCCTTGGAGTGAGCTCGGTGGCCACGAGGATCAACAATGTGAGTTCGCTGAAATTGTGCCCATGAGCGCAAAAAGTCCTGGCGATATTGAGCGCTTATTAGATGTGCTTGAGGGTTATTTACCTGAAGCGCCAGCAGTGTACGATGGTGAAACCATTACGGACCGCAGTGAGCGTTTCTTGGCCGCTGAAATCCTGCGTGAGAAAGTATTCCGCTTTACTGGTGAAGAGCTCCCGTACACCAGCACAGTTGTGATTGATCAGTTCAAGATGGATGGCACGATGCGTCGGATTGCGGCAACGATATTAGTTGATCGTGATAGCCATAAGGCGATGATTATTGGTCAAAAAGGCGAGCGTCTGAAAAAGATCTCTACCGATGCACGTATTGATATGGAAAAGCTCTTTGATGGCAAAGTCTTCTTAGAGACATGGGTCAAGGTAAAACGCGGTTGGGCTGATGATCGTGCTGAGCTACGGGCGCAAGGGCTAGAGTAA